A section of the Agrococcus sp. SGAir0287 genome encodes:
- a CDS encoding carbon-nitrogen hydrolase family protein yields the protein MATPSTLLAAAVQWAPGADPAENRAAVTRLVAAAAQRGARLVVLPEYSQAFAADMAALAPTVAEPLDGPFVATLQQAAAAAGAVVVAGLVERIDHGTRVANTVVAVDGERLLAAYRKVHLYDAFGARESDWLTPGDPAQRPVIDVDGHGIGIQTCYDVRFPEQSRLLVDAGADVLVVPAEWVRGPLKEHHWVTLVTARAIESTVHVVAADHAPPIGAGRSLVVDPMGVALAQLGEAEGIALAPIDPARTASVRERNPSLANRRHRVVGG from the coding sequence ATGGCCACGCCGTCGACCCTCCTCGCCGCCGCCGTCCAGTGGGCGCCGGGCGCCGACCCCGCCGAGAACCGTGCGGCGGTGACGCGGCTCGTGGCCGCTGCCGCGCAGCGCGGCGCGCGCCTCGTCGTGCTGCCGGAGTACTCGCAGGCGTTCGCCGCCGACATGGCCGCGCTCGCGCCGACGGTCGCCGAGCCGCTCGACGGCCCGTTCGTGGCGACGCTGCAGCAGGCTGCGGCCGCGGCAGGTGCCGTGGTCGTCGCCGGGCTGGTCGAGCGCATCGACCACGGCACGCGCGTCGCGAACACCGTCGTCGCCGTCGACGGCGAGCGACTGCTCGCCGCGTACCGCAAGGTGCACCTCTACGACGCGTTCGGCGCGCGGGAGTCCGACTGGCTCACGCCCGGCGACCCCGCCCAGCGGCCCGTGATCGACGTCGACGGCCACGGCATCGGCATCCAGACCTGCTACGACGTGCGGTTCCCCGAGCAGTCGCGCCTGCTCGTGGATGCGGGCGCCGACGTGCTCGTCGTGCCGGCCGAGTGGGTGCGCGGTCCGCTCAAGGAGCACCACTGGGTCACGCTCGTCACGGCGCGTGCGATCGAGAGCACCGTCCACGTCGTCGCGGCCGACCACGCGCCGCCGATCGGCGCGGGACGCTCGCTCGTCGTCGACCCCATGGGCGTCGCGCTCGCACAGCTCGGCGAGGCCGAGGGCATCGCGCTCGCGCCCATCGATCCCGCGCGCACGGCGAGCGTGCGCGAGCGCAACCCGTCGCTCGCGAACCGCCGCCATCGCGTCGTCGGCGGCTGA
- a CDS encoding UPF0182 family protein, translated as MSDTARPAQPALRRSPLIITLAVVAAIVVGFMLFSGFYADVLWFDQLGFVQVLQVRWLAMATMFAIGFLGMAVPLAIAMQVAFRSRPMYAQLSSQLDRYQELVAPLRRLAMWVVPAVFGLFAGLAAASRWDTALLWLNRQPFGQTDAQFGLDAGFYVFELPLYQEIVSFVLAVLFACGLATIATAYLYGAVRVTGRELRISRSARIQIGVIVALWMAAFAVSQWLSQYQTLTSSSLGGEVSTGPGFTEANAGIPGMQIIAGIAALVAVFFVITAIIGRWRLSIVGTALLVVASIIIGFGYPAIIQRIQVDPSAGTLEQPYIQASIDATRAAYGVDDMTEVDVDIATNPEAGALAADQATTANIRLQDPEVVGVAFSALQGLRQYYAFEESLDVDRYQIDGQTQDAVVALRELNPEFLAQQDWYNQHIVYTYGYGLVGAYGNQRAADGRPVFLQSGIPQTGQLGDFEPRIYFGENSPEYSIVGGGTQEDESAEPAVIPSDDATASDAPTASDDPAASEDPAASTDPSASADPDASQDPDAPEPPADGADGNIGAGTVTPYQGDGGPEVGGFLSRLVYAIKFQSEQILFSNAVADDSQILYNRNPLDRVQQVAPYLTLDQDPYPTVVDGELVWIVDGYTTSSQYPYSAQTSLAAAIQDSSNPNPTVTANDTINYIRNSVKVVVNAFDGSVTMYAWDPEDPILQAYQQIYPGTLQPVSAMSGDLLAHVRYPADLFKVQRAILGEYHVTNASAFYSGNDVWTTPENPTNADGNDTDQPPYYLTMAINGEAPAYSLYTTFIPPSSDRELLYGYLSVNSDAGSTDGEVSDTYGQLTLQNIPEDQQIPGPGQAQNNFDTDATVGNLLNILQQGQSRVVYGNLLTLPVGGGMLYVQPVYLQSTGSTSYPVLQRVLVSFGNEIAFEETLDAALDALFGGDSGAVAPDAGVDPVEPGQGDGEGDGSTGGTGGEASGDLQAQLQAALQEAATALDDRQAAYADNDLVAAAEADERLQQAVTEANSLIEQLSGLPAEDAATTP; from the coding sequence GTGTCCGACACCGCTCGTCCTGCGCAGCCAGCCCTGCGCCGCTCGCCCCTCATCATCACGCTCGCGGTCGTCGCGGCGATCGTGGTGGGCTTCATGCTCTTCTCCGGCTTCTACGCCGACGTCCTCTGGTTCGACCAGCTCGGCTTCGTGCAGGTGCTGCAGGTGCGCTGGCTCGCGATGGCGACGATGTTCGCCATCGGGTTCCTCGGCATGGCCGTGCCGCTCGCGATCGCGATGCAGGTCGCCTTCCGCTCGCGCCCCATGTACGCGCAGCTCTCGAGCCAGCTCGACCGCTACCAGGAGCTCGTCGCACCGCTGCGCCGGCTCGCCATGTGGGTCGTGCCCGCCGTCTTCGGCCTGTTCGCCGGCCTCGCGGCCGCGTCGCGCTGGGACACGGCGCTGCTGTGGCTCAACCGCCAGCCGTTCGGTCAGACCGACGCGCAGTTCGGCCTCGACGCCGGCTTCTACGTCTTCGAGCTCCCCCTGTACCAGGAGATCGTCTCGTTCGTGCTCGCCGTGCTCTTCGCGTGCGGGCTCGCGACGATCGCGACCGCGTACCTCTACGGCGCCGTTCGCGTCACGGGTCGCGAGCTGCGCATCTCGCGCAGCGCCCGCATCCAGATCGGCGTCATCGTCGCGCTGTGGATGGCGGCGTTCGCGGTGAGCCAGTGGCTCAGCCAGTATCAGACGCTCACGTCGTCCTCGCTCGGCGGCGAGGTCTCCACGGGCCCCGGCTTCACCGAGGCCAACGCCGGCATCCCCGGCATGCAGATCATCGCCGGGATCGCGGCGCTCGTCGCGGTCTTCTTCGTCATCACGGCGATCATCGGCCGCTGGCGCCTGTCGATCGTGGGCACGGCGCTGCTCGTGGTCGCCTCGATCATCATCGGCTTCGGCTACCCGGCGATCATCCAGCGCATCCAGGTCGACCCGTCGGCCGGCACGCTCGAGCAGCCGTACATCCAGGCGAGCATCGATGCGACGCGCGCCGCCTACGGCGTCGACGACATGACCGAGGTCGACGTCGACATCGCCACGAACCCCGAGGCGGGCGCGCTCGCGGCCGACCAGGCGACGACGGCGAACATCCGCCTGCAGGACCCTGAGGTCGTGGGCGTCGCGTTCTCGGCGCTGCAGGGCCTCCGCCAGTACTACGCGTTCGAGGAGTCGCTCGACGTCGACCGCTACCAGATCGACGGGCAGACGCAGGATGCCGTCGTGGCACTGCGCGAGCTGAACCCCGAGTTCCTCGCGCAGCAGGACTGGTACAACCAGCACATCGTCTACACCTACGGCTACGGCCTCGTGGGTGCGTACGGCAACCAGCGCGCGGCGGACGGCCGGCCGGTCTTCCTGCAGTCGGGCATCCCGCAGACGGGGCAGCTGGGCGACTTCGAGCCGCGCATCTACTTCGGCGAGAACAGCCCCGAGTACTCGATCGTCGGCGGCGGCACGCAGGAGGACGAGTCGGCAGAGCCGGCGGTCATCCCGTCGGACGACGCGACCGCGTCGGACGCCCCGACCGCGTCGGACGACCCGGCTGCCAGCGAGGACCCCGCAGCCTCGACGGATCCCTCCGCCTCCGCGGATCCCGACGCGTCGCAGGATCCCGACGCGCCCGAGCCGCCCGCCGACGGCGCCGACGGCAACATCGGCGCGGGTACCGTCACTCCGTACCAGGGCGACGGCGGCCCGGAGGTCGGCGGGTTCCTCTCGCGCCTCGTCTACGCGATCAAGTTCCAGTCCGAGCAGATCCTCTTCTCGAACGCCGTCGCGGACGACTCGCAGATCCTCTACAACCGCAACCCGCTCGACCGCGTGCAGCAGGTCGCGCCGTACCTGACGCTCGACCAGGACCCGTACCCCACGGTCGTCGACGGCGAGCTCGTGTGGATCGTCGACGGCTACACCACGTCGTCGCAGTATCCGTACTCGGCGCAGACGTCGCTCGCGGCGGCGATCCAGGACTCGTCGAACCCGAACCCGACGGTGACGGCGAACGACACGATCAACTACATCCGCAACTCGGTGAAGGTCGTCGTCAACGCGTTCGACGGCTCGGTCACCATGTACGCGTGGGACCCCGAGGACCCCATCCTGCAGGCGTACCAGCAGATCTACCCCGGCACCCTGCAGCCCGTGAGCGCGATGTCGGGCGACCTGCTCGCCCACGTGCGCTATCCGGCGGATCTCTTCAAGGTGCAGCGCGCCATCCTCGGCGAGTACCACGTCACGAACGCGAGCGCGTTCTACTCCGGCAACGACGTCTGGACGACGCCGGAGAACCCGACGAACGCCGACGGCAACGACACCGACCAGCCGCCGTACTACCTGACGATGGCCATCAACGGGGAGGCGCCGGCGTACTCGCTCTACACGACGTTCATCCCGCCGTCGAGCGACCGCGAGCTGCTCTACGGGTACCTGTCCGTCAACTCCGACGCGGGATCGACCGACGGCGAGGTGTCCGACACGTACGGGCAGCTCACGCTGCAGAACATCCCGGAGGATCAGCAGATCCCGGGCCCGGGCCAGGCGCAGAACAACTTCGACACCGACGCCACGGTCGGCAACCTGCTGAACATCCTCCAGCAGGGGCAGTCGCGGGTGGTCTACGGCAACCTGCTGACGCTGCCCGTCGGCGGCGGCATGCTCTACGTGCAGCCCGTCTACCTGCAGTCGACCGGCTCGACCTCGTATCCCGTGCTCCAGCGCGTGCTCGTGTCCTTCGGCAACGAGATCGCCTTCGAGGAGACCCTCGACGCAGCGCTCGACGCGCTGTTCGGCGGCGACTCGGGTGCCGTGGCCCCCGACGCGGGCGTCGATCCCGTCGAGCCGGGCCAGGGCGACGGCGAGGGCGATGGCAGCACCGGCGGGACCGGCGGCGAGGCCAGCGGCGACCTCCAGGCGCAGCTCCAGGCGGCGCTGCAGGAGGCTGCGACGGCGCTCGACGACCGGCAGGCGGCCTACGCGGACAACGACCTCGTCGCGGCCGCAGAGGCCGACGAGCGGCTGCAGCAGGCCGTGACCGAGGCGAACTCGCTCATCGAGCAGCTCTCCGGGCTGCCGGCGGAGGATGCCGCCACAACGCCGTAG
- a CDS encoding CHY zinc finger protein, translating into MQQSRPPVLGPVIDDETRCVHWSSPLDVVAIRFACCDAFYPCDACHAEAADHPATTWPADARAEVGAMCGVCGHLLTIDAYGLADACPACAAPFNPGCALHWHRYFDGPPPSA; encoded by the coding sequence ATGCAGCAGTCCCGACCTCCCGTGCTCGGCCCCGTGATCGACGACGAGACCCGCTGCGTCCACTGGTCGTCGCCCCTCGACGTCGTCGCCATCCGCTTCGCGTGCTGCGACGCGTTCTACCCGTGCGACGCCTGCCATGCGGAGGCAGCGGATCACCCGGCGACGACGTGGCCGGCGGATGCACGCGCCGAGGTCGGGGCGATGTGCGGCGTCTGCGGGCACCTGCTGACGATCGACGCCTACGGCCTCGCCGACGCGTGCCCGGCGTGCGCAGCGCCGTTCAACCCCGGCTGCGCGCTGCACTGGCACCGGTACTTCGACGGCCCGCCTCCCAGCGCCTGA
- a CDS encoding aminotransferase class I/II-fold pyridoxal phosphate-dependent enzyme, producing the protein MSDAPWQRTAAAAGLLGRDGTLASTIFAEMTALATRTGAVNLGQGFPDFDGPAVVLEAAQRAIRDGVNQYGPGRGHPDLLEAVAEHHRRWYGLGTTTAEVLVTAGATEALAATMLAYLEPGDEVVVFEPYYDAYAAVAGLAGARIVPIPLTPPTFEPDLERIERAFTSRTRMVIVNSPHNPTGIVFDEDVLREIVRCAERRDALIVTDEVYEHLVYDGRHVPIASIDGARDRLVSIGSGGKTFSTTGWKVGWLVSTPERVTQIVSVKQYLTFVNGAPFQPAIAAGLRMDDEAFDTLAATFARKRDLLTRGLRSVGFTVPDAQAGYFVLAAGSDLGFADATDLARRLPELAGVVGVPLAPFARASRRDLRPWMRFAFCKRDEVLRDAVDRLGALRGLAEATPA; encoded by the coding sequence ATGAGCGATGCACCGTGGCAGCGGACGGCGGCGGCGGCCGGGCTCCTGGGCAGGGACGGGACGCTCGCGTCGACGATCTTCGCAGAGATGACCGCCCTCGCCACGCGCACGGGCGCCGTCAACCTGGGGCAGGGCTTCCCCGACTTCGACGGCCCCGCGGTCGTGCTCGAGGCGGCGCAGCGCGCCATCCGCGACGGCGTCAACCAGTACGGCCCCGGCCGCGGTCACCCCGACCTGCTCGAAGCCGTCGCCGAGCATCATCGCCGCTGGTACGGCCTCGGCACGACGACCGCCGAGGTGCTCGTGACCGCCGGCGCGACGGAGGCGCTCGCCGCCACGATGCTCGCCTACCTCGAGCCGGGCGACGAGGTGGTCGTCTTCGAGCCCTACTACGACGCGTACGCGGCGGTCGCGGGCCTCGCGGGGGCGCGCATCGTGCCCATCCCGCTCACGCCGCCGACGTTCGAGCCCGACCTCGAGCGCATCGAGCGCGCCTTCACGTCGCGCACGCGCATGGTGATCGTGAACTCGCCGCACAACCCGACGGGCATCGTCTTCGACGAGGACGTGCTGCGCGAGATCGTGCGCTGCGCCGAGCGCCGCGACGCCCTCATCGTCACCGACGAGGTGTACGAGCACCTCGTCTACGACGGACGGCACGTGCCCATCGCATCCATCGACGGCGCCCGCGATCGGCTCGTGTCGATCGGCTCCGGTGGCAAGACGTTCTCGACGACCGGCTGGAAGGTCGGCTGGCTCGTGTCGACGCCCGAGCGCGTCACGCAGATCGTCTCGGTGAAGCAGTACCTGACGTTCGTGAACGGCGCGCCGTTCCAGCCTGCGATCGCCGCAGGGCTGCGCATGGACGACGAGGCCTTCGACACCCTCGCGGCCACGTTCGCCCGCAAGCGCGACCTGCTCACCCGCGGGCTGCGCTCGGTCGGGTTCACGGTGCCGGATGCGCAGGCGGGCTACTTCGTGCTCGCCGCCGGCTCCGACCTCGGGTTCGCCGACGCCACCGACCTCGCCAGGCGCCTGCCGGAGCTCGCGGGCGTCGTCGGCGTGCCGCTCGCACCCTTCGCCCGCGCCTCCCGGCGCGACCTGCGGCCCTGGATGCGGTTCGCGTTCTGCAAGCGCGACGAGGTGCTGCGCGACGCGGTCGACCGGCTCGGCGCGCTGCGCGGGCTCGCGGAGGCGACGCCCGCCTGA
- a CDS encoding thiamine-binding protein, with product MLVAFSVAPGTAGPDGSVHDAVAKAVRIVRESGLPNRTDAMFTTIEGEWDEVMAVVRAATDAILEISPRASLVLKADIRPGWSGELGGKVERLERALEGPGAEEDR from the coding sequence ATGCTCGTCGCATTCTCGGTCGCGCCAGGGACGGCGGGACCCGACGGCTCCGTGCACGACGCCGTCGCGAAGGCCGTGCGCATCGTGCGCGAGTCGGGCCTGCCGAACCGGACCGACGCCATGTTCACGACCATCGAGGGCGAGTGGGACGAGGTCATGGCCGTCGTGAGGGCCGCGACCGACGCCATCCTCGAGATCTCGCCGCGCGCATCCCTGGTGCTGAAGGCCGACATCCGGCCAGGATGGTCCGGCGAGCTCGGCGGCAAGGTCGAGCGGCTCGAGCGGGCGCTCGAGGGTCCAGGGGCCGAGGAGGATCGATGA
- a CDS encoding AIM24 family protein produces MKSELFSQAYHEKQTQERWVKQSERMMRVNVTGTDVIAAKGSMVAYQGQIQFHHEGAGSVEKFLKKALTGEGAPLMRMQGQGEVFLARDAQNIFTVTLENEGLTVNGESLLAFDHSLQWDIKMLRGGGFMAGGLFNLEIGGFGTVAVTCDGEPLLLDCSQQPTFVDPQAAVCWSANLQPQVVNSMNMRSLLRGGTGEAFQLAFHGPGFVVVQPSEGRPQTTGQNGGGSSGVSLFG; encoded by the coding sequence ATGAAGAGCGAGCTGTTCTCGCAGGCGTACCACGAGAAGCAGACCCAGGAGCGCTGGGTCAAGCAGTCCGAGCGGATGATGCGCGTCAACGTCACGGGCACCGACGTCATCGCCGCCAAGGGCTCGATGGTCGCCTACCAGGGGCAGATCCAGTTCCACCACGAGGGTGCCGGCTCGGTCGAGAAGTTCCTGAAGAAGGCGCTCACCGGCGAGGGCGCGCCGCTCATGCGCATGCAGGGCCAGGGCGAGGTCTTCCTCGCGCGCGACGCGCAGAACATCTTCACGGTCACGCTCGAGAACGAGGGGCTCACGGTCAACGGCGAGAGCCTCCTCGCCTTCGACCACTCGCTGCAGTGGGACATCAAGATGCTGCGCGGCGGCGGATTCATGGCCGGCGGCCTCTTCAACCTCGAGATCGGCGGCTTCGGCACCGTCGCGGTGACGTGCGACGGCGAGCCGCTGCTGCTCGACTGCTCGCAGCAGCCGACGTTCGTCGACCCGCAGGCCGCGGTGTGCTGGTCGGCGAACCTGCAGCCGCAGGTCGTGAACTCGATGAACATGCGCTCCCTGCTGCGCGGCGGCACCGGCGAGGCGTTCCAGCTCGCCTTCCACGGCCCCGGCTTCGTCGTCGTGCAGCCCTCCGAGGGGCGCCCGCAGACGACGGGCCAGAACGGCGGCGGCTCGAGCGGCGTGAGCCTGTTCGGCTAG